The following coding sequences lie in one Stenotrophomonas rhizophila genomic window:
- a CDS encoding efflux RND transporter periplasmic adaptor subunit: MKTNRIQTAVWAVLAVMLAACAKDEAAPVAVPEVSVVSLSPATVQRDDELPGRVAAVRTAQIRAQVGGIVQRRLFAQGAEVQAGTPLFQIDPAAFRAEVDSARALLQRSEAAVARTRVQSERLGSLAAAQAVSQQARDDAHSEHQQAVADVAQARATLARRQLDLRYATVESPIAGRIDQALVTEGALVTASDATPMAVVQQLDQVYVDVRQPASMLEGIQRAVVAGQLDAAKGLPVTLLGTGGTPYVEQGRMLFSGINVDAETGDIVLRIVVDNPARRLLPGMFVRARVPRGVQVGALLVPQQSVLRSTGGQSYAWVVSKEGKAVIRTIEVDGLVGREYVVSHGLQAGERVVVEGQERLQEGMAVTARPWQPAAAGVKAKSES; this comes from the coding sequence ATGAAAACCAACAGGATTCAAACCGCTGTATGGGCGGTGCTTGCGGTCATGCTTGCGGCATGTGCCAAGGACGAGGCGGCGCCGGTGGCGGTGCCGGAGGTGAGCGTGGTGTCGCTTTCGCCTGCGACGGTGCAGCGCGACGATGAGTTGCCGGGGCGTGTGGCGGCGGTGCGTACGGCGCAGATCCGCGCGCAGGTGGGCGGGATCGTGCAGCGGCGGCTGTTCGCGCAGGGGGCGGAGGTGCAGGCGGGTACGCCGTTGTTCCAGATCGACCCGGCGGCGTTCCGTGCGGAGGTGGACAGTGCGCGGGCGTTGCTGCAGCGCAGTGAGGCGGCGGTGGCGCGGACGCGGGTGCAGTCGGAGCGGCTGGGTTCGCTGGCGGCGGCGCAGGCGGTGAGTCAGCAGGCGCGGGATGACGCGCATTCGGAGCATCAGCAGGCGGTGGCGGACGTGGCACAGGCGCGTGCGACGCTGGCGCGGCGGCAGTTGGATCTTCGCTATGCGACGGTGGAGTCGCCGATTGCGGGGCGTATCGATCAGGCGCTGGTGACCGAAGGGGCGTTGGTGACGGCGAGCGATGCGACGCCAATGGCGGTGGTGCAGCAGTTGGACCAGGTGTACGTGGATGTGCGGCAGCCGGCGTCGATGCTGGAGGGTATTCAGCGTGCGGTGGTGGCCGGTCAGCTGGATGCGGCGAAGGGTTTGCCGGTGACGCTGCTGGGTACGGGCGGGACGCCGTATGTGGAGCAGGGGCGGATGCTGTTTTCGGGGATCAATGTGGACGCGGAGACGGGCGACATTGTGTTGCGGATCGTGGTGGACAATCCGGCGCGCCGGTTGTTGCCGGGGATGTTCGTGCGGGCGCGGGTGCCGCGCGGGGTGCAGGTGGGTGCGTTGTTGGTGCCGCAGCAGTCGGTGCTGCGTAGTACGGGCGGGCAGTCGTATGCGTGGGTGGTGAGTAAGGAGGGCAAGGCGGTGATCCGGACGATCGAGGTGGATGGTCTGGTGGGCCGGGAGTACGTGGTGAGCCACGGGCTGCAGGCGGGTGAGCGGGTGGTGGTGGAAGGGCAGGAGCGGTTGCAGGAAGGGATGGCGGTGACGGCCCGGCCTTGGCAGCCGGCTGCTGCTGGTGTGAAGGCGAAAAGCGAAAGCTGA
- a CDS encoding response regulator, whose product MHATDSPSAAAHWDRSLNALVLIVEDEPEIADIVAAYLHREGLRTVRAQDGIGALALHRSARPDLILLDVQMPGMDGWTVLNTVRQRGDTPVIMLTALDQDLDKLTALRMGADDYVVKPFNPAEVAARVRAVLRRTLNARGPAKPGILRVGRLVIDPETHAVHVEGDGYSHELLLTLTEYKLLHCMALAPSRIFSRSELMHECLPESEALERTVDSHVSKLRRKLDDVGLGNVPASVRGVGYRLAADH is encoded by the coding sequence ATGCACGCCACCGATTCGCCCAGCGCCGCCGCGCACTGGGACCGCTCGCTCAACGCGCTGGTCCTGATCGTCGAAGACGAACCGGAAATCGCCGACATCGTTGCCGCCTACCTCCATCGCGAAGGCCTGCGCACCGTGCGCGCGCAGGACGGCATCGGCGCCCTGGCCCTGCACCGCAGCGCCCGCCCCGACCTGATCCTGCTCGACGTGCAGATGCCCGGCATGGACGGCTGGACCGTGCTCAACACCGTGCGCCAGCGCGGCGACACCCCGGTCATCATGCTCACCGCCCTGGACCAGGACCTGGACAAGCTCACCGCACTACGCATGGGCGCCGACGACTACGTGGTCAAACCGTTCAACCCGGCCGAAGTGGCCGCGCGCGTGCGCGCCGTCCTGCGCCGCACGCTCAATGCGCGTGGCCCGGCCAAACCCGGCATCCTGCGCGTCGGCAGGCTCGTGATCGACCCCGAAACCCACGCCGTACACGTCGAGGGCGACGGCTACAGCCACGAACTGCTGCTCACCCTGACCGAGTACAAACTGCTGCACTGCATGGCGCTGGCCCCGTCACGGATCTTCAGCCGCAGCGAACTCATGCACGAGTGCCTGCCCGAGAGCGAAGCCCTGGAGCGCACCGTGGACAGCCATGTCAGCAAGCTGCGCCGCAAGCTGGATGACGTGGGCCTGGGCAACGTGCCGGCCAGCGTCCGCGGCGTGGGCTACCGGCTGGCGGCCGACCACTGA
- a CDS encoding ATP-binding protein, translating to MRRPGLSRHIVVSMSLMVLAVIVMVILSSYLLYAVLVNFYPYAEEPTGWAPTGPELVWMAAVTLLGLAVAVAASVRLSQRILTPLNSVVDSIGKLAGGDLGARAAASDRSLGEVALLVDDFNAMARRLQNMDADRVMWHAAIAHELRTPVTILRGRLQGLAEGVFQPDEAQFRSLLAQVEGLSRLIEDLRVLSLADSARLDVRRARSDVVHEVHSVMTLVDPGFRSGGFVLELETSREEHPAHCDPTRVRQALMALLENARRYATPGRVRIAVHDTATHVQVSIDDEGPGIDPALSAHIFDPFMRGDGSRSRQRGGSGLGLAVVKAIADAHGGRVSCTASALGGARFVIELPRQ from the coding sequence ATGCGCCGCCCGGGCCTGAGCCGGCACATCGTGGTGTCGATGTCGCTGATGGTGCTGGCGGTGATCGTGATGGTGATCCTCAGCTCCTACCTGCTGTACGCGGTGCTGGTGAACTTCTACCCCTACGCCGAGGAACCCACCGGCTGGGCCCCCACCGGCCCCGAACTGGTGTGGATGGCCGCGGTTACCCTGCTGGGCCTCGCCGTGGCCGTGGCTGCCTCGGTACGGCTGTCGCAGCGCATCCTGACCCCGCTCAATTCGGTGGTGGACAGCATCGGCAAGCTGGCCGGCGGCGACCTTGGCGCGCGGGCCGCCGCCAGCGACCGCTCGCTGGGCGAGGTGGCGCTGCTGGTGGACGACTTCAATGCCATGGCGCGCCGCCTGCAGAACATGGATGCCGACCGGGTGATGTGGCACGCCGCGATCGCCCACGAACTGCGCACCCCCGTGACCATCCTGCGTGGCCGTCTGCAGGGTCTGGCCGAGGGGGTGTTCCAGCCCGATGAAGCCCAGTTCCGCAGCCTGCTGGCGCAGGTGGAAGGCCTGTCCCGGCTGATCGAAGACCTGCGTGTGCTGAGCCTGGCCGACAGCGCGCGGCTAGACGTGCGCCGCGCGCGCAGCGACGTGGTGCATGAAGTGCATTCGGTCATGACCCTGGTAGACCCCGGCTTCCGCAGCGGCGGTTTCGTGCTGGAACTGGAAACCTCGCGCGAGGAGCATCCGGCCCACTGCGATCCCACCCGGGTGCGCCAGGCCCTGATGGCGCTGCTGGAGAATGCGCGCCGCTACGCCACGCCCGGGCGCGTGCGCATCGCCGTGCATGACACCGCCACCCACGTGCAGGTATCCATCGACGATGAGGGACCGGGTATCGACCCCGCGTTGAGCGCCCACATCTTCGACCCGTTCATGCGCGGCGATGGCTCGCGTTCGCGCCAGCGCGGCGGCAGCGGGTTGGGCTTGGCGGTGGTGAAGGCCATCGCCGATGCCCATGGCGGCCGCGTATCGTGCACCGCCAGTGCGCTGGGTGGCGCACGCTTTGTCATCGAACTGCCGCGTCAGTAG
- a CDS encoding DUF4105 domain-containing protein: MQARRRARHWRWAALAALLACPFAQAALQFELQSDGLDGQQILAAERALQDMQHVVPAAWQDRFDRPVKVGWSSTLPKHVHGRTRRGAITLRRDLLDDVRTGEPLPRALQAALIHELTHVLDRAAGGGWSQTARWRDLSGWQQRPWRLGRTGNHFSTRSPDEYERTSPAEFLAVNAEHFVLDPAYACRRPAVHAWFTAQIGASGHAPDCDARLPLVQADDASGAASLLQLDPARVYAVDYLLAEGNDRLMSRWGHSMLRLVICAPGRAPGPACRMDLSYHRVLSFRAFVGDVQISSWRGLTGSYPSRLFVLPLNQVINEYTQLELRGLSSVPLQLQAGEIASLLERVAQVHWSYDGRYLFVSNNCAVETGKLLQEGVPAWATPGLNRITPRGLLTRLTREGRADPTVLQNRAEATRQGYYFASAQDHYQQLFEVARAELPLDTAEVAAWLQRPAAQRAPWLGQGGLRATAALLLLEQAARQREELRARDQLKRTLGTRAQGADPARDTLMALLHDTGQLVSPAALVPGGGYGLPLGSERAAAAASTAAISARGVPAWQQLQQQLRARLPAAQQQELVTIENNLDRLGARMRTLAREETATDAAVR; the protein is encoded by the coding sequence ATGCAGGCGCGTCGCCGGGCCCGCCACTGGCGTTGGGCGGCCCTGGCGGCGCTGTTGGCCTGTCCCTTCGCGCAGGCGGCGCTGCAGTTCGAGCTGCAGTCGGACGGACTTGATGGGCAGCAGATCCTGGCCGCCGAGCGTGCACTGCAGGACATGCAGCACGTAGTACCTGCCGCCTGGCAGGACCGTTTTGATCGCCCGGTAAAGGTCGGCTGGTCGTCCACCCTTCCAAAACACGTGCATGGCCGCACCCGCCGTGGCGCGATTACCCTGCGCCGTGACCTGCTCGATGACGTACGCACGGGCGAGCCACTGCCGCGCGCGCTGCAGGCCGCGCTGATCCACGAACTCACCCATGTGCTGGACCGCGCCGCAGGCGGGGGCTGGTCGCAGACGGCGCGATGGCGCGACCTCAGTGGCTGGCAGCAGCGCCCCTGGCGGCTGGGTCGCACCGGCAATCATTTCAGCACGCGCAGCCCCGACGAGTACGAGCGGACCAGCCCGGCCGAGTTCCTGGCGGTCAACGCCGAGCATTTCGTGCTGGATCCCGCATATGCCTGCCGGCGCCCGGCAGTGCATGCATGGTTCACCGCGCAGATCGGTGCCAGCGGACACGCCCCGGACTGCGATGCACGTCTGCCGTTGGTGCAGGCCGACGACGCATCGGGTGCCGCATCGCTGCTGCAGCTGGATCCGGCCCGCGTGTACGCGGTGGACTACCTGCTCGCCGAGGGCAACGACCGGCTGATGAGCCGCTGGGGCCACAGCATGCTGCGGCTGGTGATCTGCGCGCCGGGCCGCGCGCCGGGGCCTGCCTGCCGGATGGACCTGTCCTACCACCGGGTACTGTCGTTCCGCGCGTTTGTCGGCGATGTGCAGATTTCCAGTTGGCGCGGGCTCACCGGTTCGTACCCCTCGCGGCTGTTCGTGTTGCCGCTGAACCAGGTGATCAACGAGTACACCCAGCTGGAACTGCGCGGGCTGTCCTCGGTGCCGTTGCAGCTGCAGGCCGGGGAGATTGCCAGCCTGCTCGAGCGCGTGGCCCAGGTGCACTGGAGCTATGACGGCAGGTACCTGTTCGTGAGCAACAACTGCGCGGTGGAAACCGGCAAGCTGCTGCAGGAAGGCGTGCCGGCCTGGGCCACGCCCGGCCTGAACCGGATCACCCCGCGTGGCCTGCTGACACGCCTGACCCGGGAGGGACGCGCCGATCCCACAGTGCTGCAGAACCGGGCCGAGGCGACCCGCCAAGGCTACTACTTCGCCTCGGCGCAGGATCACTACCAACAGCTGTTCGAGGTGGCCCGGGCCGAACTGCCGCTGGACACTGCCGAGGTGGCCGCATGGCTGCAGCGTCCGGCGGCGCAGCGTGCACCGTGGCTGGGGCAGGGTGGGCTGCGCGCAACGGCGGCGTTGCTGCTGCTGGAACAGGCGGCACGCCAACGCGAGGAACTGCGTGCGCGCGACCAGCTCAAGCGCACGCTTGGCACCCGCGCACAGGGCGCCGACCCGGCCCGCGACACCTTGATGGCGCTGCTGCACGACACCGGCCAGCTGGTCAGCCCGGCGGCGCTGGTGCCGGGCGGCGGCTACGGTCTGCCGCTGGGCAGCGAGCGGGCGGCTGCCGCGGCATCCACCGCGGCCATCAGCGCCCGCGGCGTACCGGCGTGGCAGCAGCTGCAACAGCAGCTGCGCGCGCGCCTGCCGGCGGCACAGCAGCAGGAACTGGTCACGATCGAGAACAACCTGGACCGGCTGGGCGCGCGCATGCGTACCCTGGCGCGCGAGGAAACCGCTACTGACGCGGCAGTTCGATGA
- a CDS encoding DUF2388 domain-containing protein, with translation MRPILLLAVLALPLPALASSFAGSSAGSASGASSAGSSSSDDDKIVLDAREDAAAFVASDGAIRGARLEAALLHLREHDAAQRDTSDLALARTLLAR, from the coding sequence ATGCGTCCGATCCTGCTTCTCGCCGTGCTTGCCCTGCCGTTGCCGGCGCTGGCCTCCAGTTTCGCCGGCTCGTCCGCTGGCTCCGCCTCCGGTGCCTCGTCGGCCGGTTCGTCCAGCTCGGACGATGACAAGATCGTGCTCGATGCGCGCGAAGACGCGGCGGCATTCGTTGCCAGCGACGGGGCCATCCGTGGCGCCCGCCTGGAAGCGGCCCTGCTGCACCTGCGCGAACACGATGCCGCGCAGCGTGATACCAGCGACCTGGCGTTGGCCCGGACCCTGCTGGCACGCTGA
- a CDS encoding FAD-binding oxidoreductase, with protein sequence MTDPRLSSLLQDCPGLRLTTEAADLEHYGRDWTRRWTPAPLAIALPGSVDEVQAILRWASTHQVAVVPSGGRTGLSGGAVAANGELVLSLERMNKPLAFDAVDRTLTVQAGMALEAVHNAALEHGLIYPVDFAARGSCSIGGNIATNAGGIRVIRYGNTREWIAGLKVVTASGELLELNKGLIKNSSGYDFRQLLIASEGTLGVIVEATLRLTDPPPASNVMLLALPSFEVLMQVFAAFRERMQLQAFEFFTDRALEHVLAHGAQAPFEQVHPFYVVTEFAAGDEAQEAAAMAAFEACMEQGWVSDGVVSASDAQAAQLWRLREGITEAVARYKPYKNDVSVRISAMPAFMAETQALIGQAYPQFDVVWFGHIGDGNLHINVLKPDATEDAEFLTQCEHVTKLLAQVLARFDGSISAEHGIGLVKKGYLDSTRSAPEIALMKAVKRAFDPQGLLNPGKLFDL encoded by the coding sequence ATGACCGATCCGCGCCTTTCTTCGCTGTTGCAGGACTGCCCCGGGCTGCGGCTCACGACCGAAGCGGCCGATCTGGAGCATTACGGGCGCGACTGGACCCGGCGCTGGACGCCGGCGCCGCTGGCGATCGCCTTGCCGGGCAGCGTGGACGAGGTGCAGGCGATCCTGCGCTGGGCGAGCACGCACCAGGTGGCGGTGGTGCCGTCGGGTGGGCGCACCGGGCTGTCCGGTGGCGCGGTGGCTGCGAACGGCGAACTGGTGCTCAGCCTGGAGCGGATGAACAAGCCGCTGGCCTTCGACGCGGTGGACCGCACCCTGACCGTACAGGCCGGTATGGCGCTGGAAGCGGTGCACAACGCAGCGCTGGAGCACGGGCTGATCTACCCGGTGGACTTCGCCGCGCGTGGGTCGTGCTCGATCGGCGGCAACATCGCCACCAACGCCGGCGGCATCCGCGTGATCCGCTACGGCAACACCCGCGAGTGGATCGCCGGATTGAAGGTGGTCACCGCCAGTGGCGAGCTGCTGGAGCTCAACAAGGGCCTGATCAAGAATTCCAGCGGCTACGATTTCCGCCAGCTGCTGATCGCCTCCGAAGGCACCCTGGGCGTCATCGTCGAGGCGACGCTGCGGCTGACCGATCCGCCGCCGGCCAGCAACGTGATGCTGCTTGCACTGCCCAGCTTCGAGGTGCTGATGCAGGTGTTCGCCGCGTTCCGTGAGCGGATGCAGCTGCAGGCGTTCGAGTTCTTCACCGACCGCGCGTTGGAACACGTGCTGGCGCACGGTGCGCAGGCGCCGTTCGAGCAGGTGCACCCGTTCTACGTGGTCACCGAATTCGCGGCCGGCGACGAAGCCCAGGAGGCCGCCGCGATGGCGGCGTTCGAGGCCTGCATGGAGCAGGGCTGGGTCAGTGACGGCGTGGTCAGTGCCAGCGATGCGCAGGCCGCGCAGCTGTGGCGCCTGCGCGAGGGCATCACCGAAGCGGTGGCGCGTTACAAGCCCTACAAGAACGACGTGTCGGTGCGGATATCGGCGATGCCCGCGTTCATGGCCGAAACCCAGGCGCTGATCGGGCAGGCGTATCCGCAGTTCGACGTGGTCTGGTTCGGCCACATCGGCGACGGCAACCTGCACATCAACGTGCTCAAGCCCGATGCCACCGAAGATGCGGAATTCCTGACCCAGTGCGAGCACGTGACCAAGCTGCTGGCCCAGGTGCTGGCACGGTTCGATGGCAGCATCTCGGCCGAACATGGCATCGGCCTGGTCAAGAAGGGTTACCTGGACAGCACCCGCAGTGCGCCGGAAATCGCTTTGATGAAGGCGGTCAAACGTGCGTTTGATCCCCAAGGGCTGCTGAATCCCGGCAAGCTGTTCGACCTGTAG
- the serA gene encoding phosphoglycerate dehydrogenase: MSPKKTSFPKQDIRVLLLEGVSQTAIDVFTAAGYSQIELHSKALPEDELKARIAEAHIVGIRSRTQLSADVLANAKRLMAVGCFCIGTNQVDLDAAELAGIPVFNAPYSNTRSVAELVIAEAIMLTRGIPQKNAECHRGGWSKSAAGSHEVRGKTLGIIGYGHIGTQVGVMAEAMGMQVIFHDVETKLSLGNARAAISLDDLLSRADIVTVHVPETPATQWMIGAEQLARMRPGAHLINAARGTVVDIDALDAALHAGHIGGAALDVFPIEPKGNGDAFVSPLTAHDNVILTPHVGGSTLEAQDNIGVEVAAKLVRYSDNGSTLSAVNFPEVTLPEHEDSLRLLHIHQNVPGVLSKVNEIFSRHNVNIDGQFLRTDAKVGYVVIDITASEAQAGAVRDELAAIPGTLRTRVLY; encoded by the coding sequence ATGTCGCCGAAGAAGACCTCGTTCCCGAAGCAGGATATCCGCGTGCTGTTGCTGGAGGGGGTGAGCCAGACCGCGATCGACGTCTTCACCGCCGCCGGCTATTCGCAGATCGAACTCCACAGCAAGGCGCTGCCCGAGGACGAGTTGAAGGCACGCATCGCCGAGGCCCACATCGTCGGCATCCGCTCGCGCACCCAGCTCAGCGCCGACGTGCTGGCCAACGCCAAGCGCCTGATGGCGGTGGGCTGCTTCTGCATCGGCACCAACCAGGTCGACCTGGACGCGGCCGAACTGGCCGGCATCCCGGTGTTCAACGCGCCCTACTCCAACACCCGCAGCGTGGCCGAGCTGGTCATCGCCGAAGCGATCATGCTGACCCGTGGCATCCCGCAGAAGAACGCCGAATGCCACCGTGGCGGCTGGTCCAAGTCGGCGGCCGGCAGCCACGAAGTGCGCGGCAAAACGCTGGGCATCATCGGCTATGGCCACATCGGCACCCAGGTGGGCGTGATGGCCGAGGCCATGGGCATGCAGGTGATCTTCCACGACGTGGAAACCAAGCTGTCGCTGGGCAATGCCCGCGCGGCGATCAGCCTGGACGACCTGCTGTCGCGCGCCGACATTGTCACCGTGCACGTGCCCGAAACGCCGGCCACGCAGTGGATGATCGGCGCCGAGCAGCTGGCCCGCATGCGCCCCGGCGCGCACCTGATCAACGCTGCACGCGGCACCGTGGTCGACATCGACGCGCTGGATGCGGCCCTGCACGCCGGCCATATCGGCGGCGCGGCACTGGACGTGTTCCCGATCGAGCCCAAGGGCAACGGCGATGCCTTCGTGTCGCCGCTGACCGCGCACGACAACGTGATCCTGACCCCGCACGTAGGCGGCAGCACGCTGGAAGCGCAGGACAACATCGGCGTTGAAGTGGCGGCCAAGCTGGTGCGCTACAGCGACAACGGCAGCACCCTGTCGGCGGTCAACTTCCCGGAAGTGACCCTGCCCGAGCACGAGGACAGCCTGCGCCTGCTGCACATCCACCAGAACGTGCCGGGCGTGCTGTCCAAGGTCAACGAGATCTTCTCGCGCCACAACGTCAACATCGACGGCCAGTTCCTGCGCACCGATGCCAAGGTGGGCTACGTGGTGATCGACATCACCGCCAGCGAGGCACAGGCCGGCGCCGTGCGCGACGAACTGGCCGCGATCCCGGGCACGCTGCGGACGCGCGTGTTGTATTGA
- a CDS encoding NUDIX hydrolase, which yields MSLNPESVAVADAELRAQLAAYAQRQPAHAALADEFSTLLDDPENPFLRERLAGHFTGSAWLVSADGERVLLTHHRKLDRWLQLGGHADGDRNLARVALKEAEEESGLSGLVLEDGALFDIDKHWIPERRDVPGHWHYDARYVVRAVGSEQFAISEESLALAWREIRDVAAAVIDAPDNDDSLPRMAKRWLAR from the coding sequence ATGTCGCTGAACCCTGAATCCGTTGCCGTTGCTGATGCTGAACTGCGTGCCCAACTGGCTGCGTATGCGCAGCGCCAGCCTGCCCACGCCGCCCTGGCTGACGAATTCAGCACACTATTGGACGACCCGGAGAACCCCTTCCTGCGCGAACGCCTGGCCGGTCATTTCACCGGCAGCGCCTGGCTGGTCAGTGCCGACGGGGAGCGCGTGCTGCTCACCCACCACCGCAAGCTGGACCGCTGGCTGCAGCTGGGCGGCCACGCCGACGGTGACCGTAACCTGGCCCGGGTGGCGCTCAAGGAAGCCGAGGAAGAGTCCGGGCTGAGCGGGCTGGTGCTGGAGGATGGCGCGCTGTTCGACATCGACAAGCACTGGATTCCCGAACGCAGGGACGTGCCTGGGCATTGGCATTACGACGCTCGCTACGTGGTGCGGGCGGTGGGCAGCGAACAGTTTGCGATCAGCGAAGAGTCGCTGGCGCTGGCGTGGCGTGAGATCCGTGACGTGGCCGCGGCAGTGATCGACGCCCCGGACAACGACGACTCGCTGCCGCGCATGGCCAAGCGCTGGCTCGCCCGGTAG
- a CDS encoding amino acid permease, with translation MLKSLLRVKPVEPAGHVDAGEPIEGSLDGEATLKRTLTAKHLIMLGIGAVIGAGIFVLTGQAAANHAGPAVMLSFVFAGFACALAGLCYAEFAAMMPVSGSAYSYSYATLGEGMAWFIGWCLVLEYLFASASVAVGWSAYLISFITTTLHMPFPDALSAAPIAWNGHEFAASGKLFNLPAMLIVAAVTGLLYVGVTQSAFVNAIIVAIKVFVICLFVGIGAAHVDPANWHPFIPENTGVSGEFGWSGVFRAATIVFFAYIGFDAVSTAAGETKDPQRNMPIGLLGSLAVCTIVYIIVCAVLTGMLPYHLLGTDKPVATALEAYPSLSWLKTAVEIGAIAGLSSVVLVMMMGQTRIAYTISRDGLLPKVFGKVHKRFRTPYWATIVVGVIAAALAGMVPLNVLGELVSMGTLLAFATVCVGVLILRYTRPELPRPFRVPLVWVICPLGAASCLFLFWQAFVVHWHLFVGWTVLGLLIYFGYGMRHSKLNTPSA, from the coding sequence ATGCTGAAGTCTCTGTTGAGGGTCAAACCGGTTGAACCCGCCGGCCACGTCGACGCGGGTGAACCCATCGAAGGCAGCCTGGACGGCGAAGCCACACTGAAACGGACCCTCACAGCCAAACACCTCATCATGCTCGGGATCGGCGCGGTGATCGGTGCCGGCATCTTCGTGCTGACCGGCCAGGCTGCGGCCAACCACGCCGGCCCGGCAGTCATGCTGTCGTTCGTGTTCGCCGGCTTCGCCTGCGCGCTGGCCGGCCTGTGCTACGCCGAGTTCGCGGCGATGATGCCGGTCTCCGGCAGCGCGTATTCCTATTCCTACGCCACCCTCGGCGAAGGCATGGCCTGGTTCATCGGCTGGTGCCTGGTGCTGGAGTACCTGTTCGCGTCGGCGTCGGTCGCGGTGGGCTGGTCGGCGTACCTGATCAGCTTCATCACCACCACGTTGCACATGCCGTTCCCGGACGCGCTGAGTGCCGCGCCCATTGCCTGGAACGGGCATGAGTTCGCCGCCTCCGGCAAGCTGTTCAACCTGCCGGCGATGCTGATCGTGGCGGCGGTGACCGGCCTGCTGTATGTGGGCGTGACCCAGTCCGCGTTCGTCAACGCGATCATCGTGGCCATCAAGGTCTTCGTGATCTGCCTGTTCGTCGGCATTGGCGCGGCCCATGTGGACCCGGCCAACTGGCATCCGTTCATCCCCGAAAACACCGGCGTGTCCGGCGAGTTCGGCTGGAGCGGCGTGTTCCGTGCGGCCACCATCGTGTTCTTCGCCTACATCGGCTTCGATGCGGTCTCCACCGCCGCCGGTGAAACCAAGGACCCGCAGCGCAACATGCCGATCGGCCTGCTGGGCTCGCTGGCGGTCTGCACCATCGTCTACATCATCGTGTGCGCGGTGCTGACCGGCATGCTGCCGTACCACCTGCTGGGCACCGACAAGCCGGTGGCCACCGCGCTGGAAGCCTACCCGAGCCTGTCCTGGCTGAAGACCGCCGTGGAGATCGGCGCCATTGCCGGCCTGTCCTCGGTGGTGCTGGTGATGATGATGGGCCAGACCCGCATCGCCTACACCATCTCGCGCGACGGCCTGTTGCCGAAGGTGTTCGGCAAGGTCCACAAGCGCTTCCGTACCCCGTACTGGGCCACGATCGTGGTCGGCGTGATCGCCGCCGCACTGGCCGGCATGGTGCCGCTGAACGTGCTCGGCGAGCTGGTGTCGATGGGCACCCTGCTGGCCTTCGCCACGGTCTGCGTGGGCGTGCTGATCCTGCGCTACACCCGCCCGGAGCTGCCGCGTCCGTTCCGCGTGCCGCTGGTGTGGGTGATCTGCCCGCTCGGCGCGGCGTCGTGCCTGTTCCTGTTCTGGCAGGCGTTCGTGGTGCATTGGCACCTGTTCGTGGGCTGGACCGTGCTGGGCCTGCTGATCTATTTCGGTTACGGCATGCGCCACAGCAAGCTCAACACTCCGTCCGCCTGA